A single Panthera tigris isolate Pti1 chromosome A3, P.tigris_Pti1_mat1.1, whole genome shotgun sequence DNA region contains:
- the TM9SF4 gene encoding transmembrane 9 superfamily member 4 isoform X2: MAAAMDWLPWSLLLLSLACDSHAFYVPGVAPINFHQNDPVEIKAVKLTSSRTQLPYEYYSLPFCQPSKITYKAENLGEVLRGDRIVNTPFQVLMNSEKKCEVLCSQSNKPVTLTVEQSRLVAERITEDYYVHLIADNLPVATRLELYSNREGDDKKKEKDVQFEHGYRLGFTDVNKIYLHNHLSFILYYHREDLEEDQEHTYRVVRFEVIPQSIRLEDIKADEKSSCTLPEGTSSSPQEIDPTKENQLYFTYSVHWEESDIKWASRWDTYLTMSDVQIHWFSIINSVVVVFFLSGILSMIIIRTLRKDIANYNKEDDIEDTMEESGWKLVHGDVFRPPQYPMILSSLLGSGIQLFCMILIVIFVAMLGMLSPSSRGALMTTACFLFMFMGVFGGFSAGRLYRTLKGHRWKKGAFCTATLYPGVVFGICFVLNCFIWGKHSSGAVPFPTMVALLCMWFGISLPLVYLGYYFGFRKQPYDNPVRTNQIPRQIPEQRWYMNRFVGILMAGILPFGAMFIELFFIFSAIWENQFYYLFGFLFLVFIILVVSCSQISIVMVYFQLCAEDYRWWWRNFLVSGGSAFYVLVYAIFYFVNKLWNHGCCWTPLSPICGWLKTCHGGHEHSRRYPGPAADEGSPWLWTSSSSSPLSCTLATRPSWSCPSGFSRAPLASMQPTCLSARSTLL; encoded by the exons GCTGCCCTTCTGCCAGCCCAGCAAAATAACCTACAAGGCAGAGAATCTCG GAGAGGTGCTGAGAGGGGACCGGATTGTCAACACCCCTTTCCAGGTGCTAATGAACAGCGAAAAGAAGTGTGAAGTTCTGTGTAGCCAGTCCAACAAGCCAGTGACCCTGACCGTGGAACAGAGCCGGCTTGTGGCCGAGCGGATCACGGAAGACTACTATGTCCACCT CATTGCCGATAACCTGCCTGTGGCCACCCGGCTGGAGCTCTACTCCAACCGCGAAGGCGAtgacaagaagaaggaaaaggatgtGCAGTTTGAGCATGGCTACCGGCTTGGCTTCACGGATGTCAACAAG ATCTACCTGCACAATCACCTCTCGTTCATCCTTTACTACCACCGGGAGGACCTGGAAGAGGACCAGGAGCACACATACCGCGTCGTCCGCTTCGAGGTGATTCCCCAGAGCATCAGGCtggagg ACATCAAAGCAGACGAGAAGAGTTCTTGCACCCTGCCTGAGGGCACCAGCTCCTCGCCCCAGGAAATTGACCCCACCAAGGAGAATCAGCTGTACTTCACCTACTCTGTACACTGGGAG GAAAGTGACATCAAATGGGCCTCTCGCTGGGACACTTACCTGACCATGAGTGATGTGCAAATCCACTGGTTTTCTATCATTAACTCCGTCGTGGTGGTCTTCTTCCTATCAG GCATCCTGAGCATGATCATCATTCGGACCCTCCGGAAGGACATCGCCAACTATAACAAGGAGGATGACATT GAAGACACCATGGAAGAGTCTGGGTGGAAGCTGGTTCATGGTGATGTCTTCAGGCCCCCCCAGTACCCCATGATCCTCAGCTCCCTCCTGGGCTCAGGCATTCAGCTCTTCTGTATGATCCTCATAGTCATCT TCGTGGCCATGCTCGGGATGCTGTCGCCCTCCAGCCGGGGAGCTCTCATGACCACGGCCTGCTTCCTCTTCATGTTCATGGG GGTGTTTGGTGGATTTTCTGCTGGCCGTCTGTACCGCACTCTAAAAGGCCATCGGTGGAAGAAAGGAGCCTTCTGT ACGGCAACGCTGTACCCTGGTGTGGTTTTTGGCATCTGCTTCGTTTTGAATTGCTTCATCTGGGGAAAGCACTCATCAGGAGCA GTACCCTTCCCCACCATGGTGGCCCTGCTGTGCATGTGGTTCGGGATCTCCCTGCCCCTTGTCTACCTGGGCTACTACTTCGGCTTCCGCAAGCAGCCATATGACAACCCTGTGCGCACCAACCAGATTCCCCGGCAGATCCCCGAACAGCGGTGGTACATGAACCGATTTGTTGG CATTCTCATGGCTGGGATCCTGCCCTTCGGCGCCATGTTCATCGAGCTCTTCTTCATTTTCAGT GCAATCTGGGAGAATCAGTTCTATTACCTTTTTGGCTTCCTGTTCCTTGTCTTCATCATCCTGGTGGTGTCGTGTTCACAAATCAGCATCGTCATGGTGTACTTCCAGCTCTGTGCAGAG GATTACCGCTGGTGGTGGAGGAATTTCCTAGTCTCCGGGGGATCTGCGTTCTACGTCCTTGTCTAtgccatcttttattttgttaacaag CTGTGGAACCATGGGTGCTGTTGGACCCCTCTGTCCCCCATCTGTGGCTGGTTAAAAACCTGCCATGGTGGTCATGAGCACTCAAGGCGGTACCCGGGCCCTGCTGCCGATGAAGGCTCGCCATGGCT CTGGACATCGTCGAGTTCATCCCCTCTCTCCTGTACTTTGGCTACACGGCCCTCATGGTCCTGTCCTTCTGGCTTCTCACGGGCACCATTGGCTTCTATGCAGCCTACATGTTTGTCCGCAAGATCTACGCTGCTGTGA
- the TM9SF4 gene encoding transmembrane 9 superfamily member 4 isoform X1: protein MDWLPWSLLLLSLACDSHAFYVPGVAPINFHQNDPVEIKAVKLTSSRTQLPYEYYSLPFCQPSKITYKAENLGEVLRGDRIVNTPFQVLMNSEKKCEVLCSQSNKPVTLTVEQSRLVAERITEDYYVHLIADNLPVATRLELYSNREGDDKKKEKDVQFEHGYRLGFTDVNKIYLHNHLSFILYYHREDLEEDQEHTYRVVRFEVIPQSIRLEDIKADEKSSCTLPEGTSSSPQEIDPTKENQLYFTYSVHWEESDIKWASRWDTYLTMSDVQIHWFSIINSVVVVFFLSGILSMIIIRTLRKDIANYNKEDDIEDTMEESGWKLVHGDVFRPPQYPMILSSLLGSGIQLFCMILIVIFVAMLGMLSPSSRGALMTTACFLFMFMGVFGGFSAGRLYRTLKGHRWKKGAFCTATLYPGVVFGICFVLNCFIWGKHSSGAVPFPTMVALLCMWFGISLPLVYLGYYFGFRKQPYDNPVRTNQIPRQIPEQRWYMNRFVGILMAGILPFGAMFIELFFIFSAIWENQFYYLFGFLFLVFIILVVSCSQISIVMVYFQLCAEDYRWWWRNFLVSGGSAFYVLVYAIFYFVNKLDIVEFIPSLLYFGYTALMVLSFWLLTGTIGFYAAYMFVRKIYAAVKID from the exons GCTGCCCTTCTGCCAGCCCAGCAAAATAACCTACAAGGCAGAGAATCTCG GAGAGGTGCTGAGAGGGGACCGGATTGTCAACACCCCTTTCCAGGTGCTAATGAACAGCGAAAAGAAGTGTGAAGTTCTGTGTAGCCAGTCCAACAAGCCAGTGACCCTGACCGTGGAACAGAGCCGGCTTGTGGCCGAGCGGATCACGGAAGACTACTATGTCCACCT CATTGCCGATAACCTGCCTGTGGCCACCCGGCTGGAGCTCTACTCCAACCGCGAAGGCGAtgacaagaagaaggaaaaggatgtGCAGTTTGAGCATGGCTACCGGCTTGGCTTCACGGATGTCAACAAG ATCTACCTGCACAATCACCTCTCGTTCATCCTTTACTACCACCGGGAGGACCTGGAAGAGGACCAGGAGCACACATACCGCGTCGTCCGCTTCGAGGTGATTCCCCAGAGCATCAGGCtggagg ACATCAAAGCAGACGAGAAGAGTTCTTGCACCCTGCCTGAGGGCACCAGCTCCTCGCCCCAGGAAATTGACCCCACCAAGGAGAATCAGCTGTACTTCACCTACTCTGTACACTGGGAG GAAAGTGACATCAAATGGGCCTCTCGCTGGGACACTTACCTGACCATGAGTGATGTGCAAATCCACTGGTTTTCTATCATTAACTCCGTCGTGGTGGTCTTCTTCCTATCAG GCATCCTGAGCATGATCATCATTCGGACCCTCCGGAAGGACATCGCCAACTATAACAAGGAGGATGACATT GAAGACACCATGGAAGAGTCTGGGTGGAAGCTGGTTCATGGTGATGTCTTCAGGCCCCCCCAGTACCCCATGATCCTCAGCTCCCTCCTGGGCTCAGGCATTCAGCTCTTCTGTATGATCCTCATAGTCATCT TCGTGGCCATGCTCGGGATGCTGTCGCCCTCCAGCCGGGGAGCTCTCATGACCACGGCCTGCTTCCTCTTCATGTTCATGGG GGTGTTTGGTGGATTTTCTGCTGGCCGTCTGTACCGCACTCTAAAAGGCCATCGGTGGAAGAAAGGAGCCTTCTGT ACGGCAACGCTGTACCCTGGTGTGGTTTTTGGCATCTGCTTCGTTTTGAATTGCTTCATCTGGGGAAAGCACTCATCAGGAGCA GTACCCTTCCCCACCATGGTGGCCCTGCTGTGCATGTGGTTCGGGATCTCCCTGCCCCTTGTCTACCTGGGCTACTACTTCGGCTTCCGCAAGCAGCCATATGACAACCCTGTGCGCACCAACCAGATTCCCCGGCAGATCCCCGAACAGCGGTGGTACATGAACCGATTTGTTGG CATTCTCATGGCTGGGATCCTGCCCTTCGGCGCCATGTTCATCGAGCTCTTCTTCATTTTCAGT GCAATCTGGGAGAATCAGTTCTATTACCTTTTTGGCTTCCTGTTCCTTGTCTTCATCATCCTGGTGGTGTCGTGTTCACAAATCAGCATCGTCATGGTGTACTTCCAGCTCTGTGCAGAG GATTACCGCTGGTGGTGGAGGAATTTCCTAGTCTCCGGGGGATCTGCGTTCTACGTCCTTGTCTAtgccatcttttattttgttaacaag CTGGACATCGTCGAGTTCATCCCCTCTCTCCTGTACTTTGGCTACACGGCCCTCATGGTCCTGTCCTTCTGGCTTCTCACGGGCACCATTGGCTTCTATGCAGCCTACATGTTTGTCCGCAAGATCTACGCTGCTGTGAAGATAGACTGA